From the Teredinibacter turnerae T7901 genome, one window contains:
- a CDS encoding FimV/HubP family polar landmark protein has product MERMVELTNDELRALQLSAAKTRDEQNAAETAANDDQLVGEGEEVLADSGESAVEEDTVDAADVAEVPVSAENEVVEPEPTPTPVPTPTVSPTKVVIPAAPQKTLLDHVMDNILYIALGLLVVIGGVVAFLKFRNKEEENDSFDDDFIEQPLFAEAPEEPESTEDEFESLAMDDLSESEDELEREDELREPEEELSEPETEDVVGEADIYIAYGKYDQAEEMLSKAIAREPSNPLIRAKLLEVYAAEQDADRFDPQYTALIALGDADAIERAAQLRETIRGASPFDASLYSADSIAIAQEPANELSSYENDFSDLSLDLDTDEEPLSLDLPEESIEDDIDSEEFTLNIAPELNSDEDLDEDEFELSLDLSDGEDLEAEGLSAESDVAENDLLALDEDAFDLSLGDEDDASEEAEHETLDFGEISLDDDEEPASLESLEDEFELELDLGDELATDDDDFNVELAEEPVEEEDEDVLALNVPDEFSMEAEGEAGDDFDLDLEELDSVLDVDDVAEGDTGQFDLSELDALSVEDELDDVAANEDASASEPETDDDFESVLALDDEPKQTEARDSDNDDLDLDLSALDEELDALTSDLSVESADIDDLESLGGDDFDESDDSAVAAEMEEPITDFDDLDADIGMNLGDAADELEAELELGLDEDDALQPAELPPELEAELEFDVEDTSEVEPEFVESVEPADETDESLFDAALADVPSSSNMDFEIPEIDPEGDDDLGFLSDSDETATKLDLARAYIDMGDAEGAKDILDEIMKEGTDQQKQEAEALLSKV; this is encoded by the coding sequence ATGGAGCGCATGGTTGAGCTAACCAACGACGAGTTGCGTGCACTGCAGCTTTCAGCAGCGAAAACTCGCGATGAGCAGAACGCCGCAGAAACTGCAGCAAATGACGACCAACTCGTTGGCGAGGGCGAAGAGGTTTTGGCGGACTCGGGCGAGTCGGCGGTTGAAGAAGATACTGTTGATGCTGCTGATGTGGCAGAAGTGCCGGTCAGCGCTGAGAATGAGGTTGTAGAACCCGAACCCACTCCAACCCCAGTGCCTACGCCGACAGTGTCGCCGACTAAAGTGGTTATTCCAGCAGCGCCGCAGAAAACGTTGTTGGATCACGTGATGGACAACATCCTCTACATCGCGCTGGGTCTTCTGGTCGTTATTGGTGGCGTAGTTGCGTTCCTGAAGTTCCGCAACAAGGAAGAGGAAAACGATTCCTTCGACGACGATTTTATCGAACAGCCCCTTTTTGCTGAAGCGCCTGAAGAGCCTGAGTCCACTGAAGACGAATTCGAATCTCTTGCAATGGACGATCTCTCAGAGAGTGAGGATGAGTTAGAGCGAGAAGACGAATTACGAGAGCCGGAAGAAGAGCTTTCCGAACCCGAGACTGAAGATGTTGTAGGTGAAGCGGATATCTATATCGCCTACGGAAAATATGACCAAGCGGAGGAGATGCTGAGCAAGGCGATTGCGCGCGAACCGTCAAATCCTCTTATTCGAGCAAAACTGCTGGAAGTTTATGCGGCTGAGCAAGATGCGGATCGATTTGACCCCCAATACACCGCGCTAATCGCCTTGGGTGATGCGGATGCTATCGAGCGGGCTGCTCAGTTACGTGAAACAATTCGTGGTGCATCGCCTTTTGATGCCAGCCTGTACTCCGCGGACTCCATAGCCATAGCCCAGGAGCCAGCTAACGAGTTATCTTCCTATGAGAATGACTTCTCGGATCTTTCCCTGGATTTGGATACTGACGAAGAACCATTATCACTGGATCTCCCGGAAGAGAGCATAGAAGACGACATCGATTCCGAAGAATTTACCCTGAACATCGCACCGGAACTCAACAGCGATGAAGATCTGGATGAAGACGAGTTTGAACTGTCACTGGATTTAAGCGACGGTGAAGACCTTGAAGCTGAAGGCTTGAGCGCTGAAAGTGATGTTGCGGAGAACGATCTGCTTGCGTTGGATGAGGACGCGTTTGATCTCTCTCTGGGGGACGAAGACGATGCCTCGGAGGAGGCAGAGCACGAAACCTTAGACTTTGGTGAAATCTCACTGGATGATGATGAAGAACCTGCTTCATTGGAATCGCTTGAAGATGAGTTCGAGCTGGAACTCGATCTTGGCGATGAGCTTGCTACTGACGATGATGATTTCAATGTTGAATTGGCAGAGGAGCCCGTCGAAGAAGAGGACGAAGATGTTCTTGCGCTAAATGTGCCTGACGAGTTTTCTATGGAGGCCGAAGGCGAAGCCGGTGATGATTTCGACCTGGATCTAGAGGAATTGGACAGCGTCCTGGATGTTGATGACGTCGCGGAAGGGGACACCGGTCAATTTGATCTGAGTGAGCTGGATGCCTTGTCAGTGGAGGATGAGCTTGATGACGTTGCCGCAAACGAAGACGCGTCAGCCTCCGAACCGGAGACAGATGATGATTTCGAGTCCGTACTTGCCCTTGACGATGAGCCTAAACAGACAGAAGCTCGCGATAGTGACAACGATGATCTCGACCTTGATCTGTCCGCGTTAGATGAGGAGCTTGATGCGCTCACATCGGACCTGAGCGTCGAGAGTGCAGATATAGACGATCTCGAATCGTTGGGCGGTGACGACTTTGACGAGTCTGACGACTCTGCAGTCGCAGCGGAAATGGAAGAGCCAATCACCGATTTTGATGATCTTGATGCAGATATCGGGATGAATCTGGGTGATGCAGCGGACGAGTTAGAGGCAGAGCTGGAATTGGGGCTCGATGAAGACGACGCTCTCCAGCCCGCAGAGTTGCCGCCTGAGCTGGAAGCCGAACTGGAATTTGATGTCGAGGACACTTCCGAGGTAGAGCCAGAGTTTGTGGAATCTGTTGAGCCCGCAGATGAAACCGATGAAAGTTTGTTCGATGCTGCGCTTGCCGATGTTCCCAGCTCATCCAATATGGATTTCGAGATTCCTGAAATTGACCCTGAAGGTGATGACGATCTCGGTTTCCTGAGTGATAGTGATGAAACTGCGACTAAGCTGGACTTGGCCCGCGCATATATCGATATGGGTGACGCTGAAGGGGCGAAAGATATTCTCGACGAAATTATGAAAGAAGGTACCGACCAACAGAAGCAAGAAGCTGAGGCGCTTTTGTCTAAAGTCTAG
- the truA gene encoding tRNA pseudouridine(38-40) synthase TruA — MNQKLYKPNGEVLPGMLVPEGMQRVALGVEYLGASFRGFQKQASTPDTVQARLERAISAVAAEEVTLVCAGRTDAGVSASGQVIHFDTLSSRPLKAWLQGVNTHLPDAVRVTWAMPVSFHFHARFSALSRTYHYWIQTEPVRSALFSQQLTWTGHSLDVERMQLAAESLLGEHDFSSFRAAQCQAHSPVREIQAVSFERYGNLILFRVRANAFLHHMVRNLIGSLMLVGRGLQSPSWIEQLLAARDRTLAAPTAAPWGLSLVAVEYPAAFKIPAAMDRAMFSQFCG, encoded by the coding sequence GTGAATCAAAAGCTATATAAACCTAACGGAGAAGTGCTTCCCGGTATGCTGGTGCCTGAGGGAATGCAGCGCGTTGCTCTGGGCGTTGAGTATCTGGGCGCCTCTTTTCGAGGGTTTCAAAAACAAGCGTCTACCCCGGACACGGTGCAAGCAAGGTTGGAGCGCGCGATAAGCGCGGTTGCGGCAGAAGAGGTGACCCTTGTGTGTGCCGGACGCACGGACGCTGGCGTGAGCGCATCGGGGCAGGTAATACACTTTGATACCTTGTCGAGTCGACCCCTCAAAGCGTGGCTCCAAGGTGTAAATACGCACCTGCCAGACGCTGTTCGGGTGACCTGGGCAATGCCTGTCAGTTTTCACTTTCATGCGCGCTTCAGCGCACTCTCCCGTACCTACCACTATTGGATACAAACGGAACCTGTGCGATCGGCGCTTTTTAGTCAGCAGCTGACCTGGACCGGGCACTCGTTGGATGTTGAGCGAATGCAGCTGGCCGCTGAAAGTCTCTTGGGTGAGCACGACTTCTCATCGTTTCGCGCTGCGCAGTGTCAGGCGCACAGTCCGGTTCGTGAGATTCAGGCAGTCTCTTTTGAACGCTACGGTAATCTGATTCTGTTTAGAGTGCGCGCAAACGCATTTTTACACCACATGGTTCGAAACCTTATTGGTAGTTTGATGTTAGTCGGCAGGGGACTGCAGTCACCCAGCTGGATTGAACAATTGTTAGCGGCGCGAGATAGAACGCTTGCAGCCCCCACCGCTGCGCCTTGGGGGTTGTCGCTGGTGGCGGTGGAATACCCCGCAGCATTTAAAATTCCAGCTGCGATGGACCGTGCGATGTTCAGTCAGTTCTGCGGTTAA